A single genomic interval of Armigeres subalbatus isolate Guangzhou_Male chromosome 1, GZ_Asu_2, whole genome shotgun sequence harbors:
- the LOC134206161 gene encoding uncharacterized protein LOC134206161, which produces MSQQVVIQQPLTQVLIPPGNKSPGSQASQSSSSQSSIPTLKVTQPVAGPSGIKNAPLTQYQISPTPYSVVSLGQSQHETSDEQPKTVVLESIPSQAMQQEIEPIYCSENGIIYLTNTEEQQSNLENHVLTDNDGAITYADLKKDLQQFIQNSVKAAVEECFQTHFTRMTALVEMQARSTTTTSEPSDHPVEQHARINNEVELHDWNVKLRNEELCSQYLQYFTRIIPPNSYESNGNNACYTIVDCLFTRDFWNNFTWTGISRGETSKRGFREFGNILQLLLKLVRIGDPTYTAQKLEVFCRTRLFRYSKSRCTNQRLRKSSCRPTRKRKEIIKKKIDNLNDMTHHEEEPNDSSDHTEPFNNSQGEMDPDTTFEHDADIELDDADDQMETNEVSLE; this is translated from the exons ATGTCTCAGCAAGTTGTAATCCAGCAACCATTGACACAAGTTTTGATACCGCCAGGAAATAAGTCACCTGGGTCGCAGGCCTCTCAATCATCGTCATCACAAAGCTCCATACCTACTTTGAAAGTGACGCAGCCAGTGGCGGGACCGTCAGGAATTAAAAATGCTCCTTTGACCCAATACCAAATCAGCCCAACACCCTATTCTGTTGTGTCTCTGGGACAATCTCAACACGAAACATCGGATGAACAACCAAAGACAGTAGTTTTGG AATCGATTCCGTCCCAGGCGATGCAGCAGGAGATAGAGCCTATTTATTGCTCTGAAAACGGAATAATCTATTTGACGAATACCGAGGAACAACAATCTAAtttggaaaaccatgttcttaCAG ATAATGACGGAGCAATAACTTATGCGGACTTGAAAAAGGATTTACAGCAATTCATCCAAAACAGTGTTAAAGCTGCGGTAGAGGAGTGTTTTCAAACTCATTTCACTCGCATGACTGCACTGGTGGAAATGCAAGCGCGATCTACTACTACAACATCCGAACCTTCTGACCACCCGGTGGAACAACATGCTCGAATCAACAATGAAGTTGAGCTCCACGACTGGAATGTGAAACTACGTAATGAAGAACTATGCAGCCAATAT ctaCAGTATTTCACACGCATCATCCCCCCAAATTCATATGAAAGCAACGGAAATAATGCGTGCTACACGATTGTTGATTGTCTGTTTACACGGGACTTCTGGAATAACTTTACATGGACCGGAATCAGTCGCGGCGAGACATCCAAAAGGGGTTTTAGAGAATTTGGCAATATTCTACAGTTGCTACTTAAGCTAGTTCGTATTGGCGACCCCACATATACAGCTCAGAAGTTAGAAGTATTCTGCAGAACACGTTTGTTCAGATACAGCAAATCGAGATGCACAAACCAAAGACTACGTAAGTCATCATGCCGTCCAACTCGTAAACGCAAGGAGATTATAAAAAAGAAAATCGATAATCTGAATGATATGACTCATCACGAAGAAGAACCTAATGATTCAAGTGACCATACGGAGCCCTTCAACAACAGCCAAGGAGAAATGGATCCAGATACAACATTTGAACATGACGCTGATATCGAGCTAGATGATGCTGATGACCAAATGGAGACCAACGAAGTTTCTTTGGAATGA
- the LOC134206160 gene encoding uncharacterized protein LOC134206160 — protein sequence MEIVVGDHTIASKRSLKHLGVMIDVRIILNGHVDFVCEKSAKAMSAIARIMPNVGGPNSSTRRLLASVSSSILRYGIPAWGNALENKRNRRRLQSRAPTERSRRRQYALSPGWSLSAST from the coding sequence ATGGAGATCGTCGTTGGTGATCATACGATTGCatcgaagcgatcactgaaacatctgggagtgatgatcgatgTCCGGATAATTTTAAATGGCCACGTCGATTTCGTCTGcgaaaagtcggcgaaggctATGAGCGCaatagcaaggatcatgccaaacgttggcGGTCCAAATAGTAGCACCAGGCGTCTActagctagtgtctcgtcatcgatactgcggtatgggATCCCCGCTTGGGGTAATGCGCTGGAAAACAAGCGGAACCGTAGAAGGCTACAGTCGCGAGCGCCTACAGAACGATctcgtcggaggcagtatgcgttatcGCCGGGATGGTCCCTATCTGCATCAACCTAG